A region of the Triplophysa rosa linkage group LG5, Trosa_1v2, whole genome shotgun sequence genome:
TTGACAGTTCAACACACTCCAAATAGGttgttgctgttttattttcttgtttattttggtcTGGTGTATGTCAGGATCTTGgcctgttttttgtttgtttgtttatttagttcaaAGAAAGATTTGACAGTGATGACTGGTGATAATCTTTGAAAGGAACATTACTATTATTATGACTGTGGATACTTTTCCAAAGTTTTTGTTCTCCTTGTGCTCACCGGATGCACTATGTGCATTTCCTGAGATATCCTGTCGGTCGTGACCCTCACATTCCACTCATAATTCCCATGCTATTGCTGTCAAACATTCCATCACTCAAAGTGAATATTCGTGCCAACGAAACATTTGAATTGTCTTCGGGTCAATGTATGTAAGATTGTACTGATGTTATCAACTTGTCACCGGTTTTGTTGTAAAGAGGATGTATCAATAATTGTGCTCTCTGTGAAGGGAATTATGTTGCGCACCTATATCCGCGTTCAGTTTCCTATGGACTTATTTCCGcttcaaaataaatgtctgtTTCTCTTCCGTGCTCCCAATGTAACCTTTGTTACATAATTGCACGTTGAAGTCAATATCAATCTGCATGGCATGGCTGTATTTCTGCCTCTCATCCACTGAAGTGTAACAAACAGAGAACGAGCTGCCGCCTGCCTGCATGTAAACTGAGCCGATGCTCGTAAAACTTCCTCCAGTTGAATGGCATCTCCCATATGGAAAAAAGCTATATTTGGCCAAAAAGTCATGCACCACTTACACAATATAATACACTGTTATGAATCTTGATTCAGTGTCATGTTCAGATCTTCAGATAAACTCAGTTTATACAGTAATACCTATCTACTGTCTAGTACAAAAAAGTTATAATAtaagaaatataaacaatatacagtatactgtatatacaatttTGTGCCAGTATCTCACACGTTTTCAGGTGCTTGTGTTATTTTCAGCTAAAATGACTTGTATTCAAGGACATTTTTCCATGGTGGTGAGAAATAGCCTGTCTGTGAAGCTTCCACACAATGACTCTGTTTCAATGGGACAAAACACTATTTTAAGCTCACTCAGCTGACATAGTAAGAAATAAAGAGCTTATTCATGATGTTATTTTTGGTTTTTCGTTTAAGTTCGTATTGTGCTGACTGGTTTTACAACAAGGAACTTGAGTTGTGCTTGAGCATTCTGACATTCTGCCCTTACAAAACACTTACACCTATTATTACTTACCCACTGTCTTATCAGCATTTTGGGTgccattaaaaataacaatatagCCAATGCCGAATGTGAATGTTGTTATGACCAATGTAATTCCAATGCCATTTACACTCCCCCTCCTTTTTTGAGTACATTCCTGAAAAGCAACTGGTCATTGTAAAATGTTTGCAGTTTGTGATCCTGTAGCATGACTGTCATATGAatctcttttttaaataaacgtaaaataaaaaaacgtttgCATGAAATTCTAGAGAAGGTCACATATCTAAGCCTGTTCTATTTTATATGTGTATATCCTCGTTCTCCACCACCTTGGTGGGGAAAACCGCTGAGTGTGAGCTATGTGCTGGATCAGCAGTAGCAGGGGCAGCTATTTGCTTAGGGGCACAACGGTTAGCCGGTTAAAACAGGGATTCAAATGAATAAGCGGCATTCTCCTGGTTTAGTGGAAATCTATCTAGGGGATCTTTACAAACTCCATCTCTAATCATGTTGAATCGCCTGTTGTTTTCAATGTTCTTTATTGACCCAAAACCATTTCATGAACAAATGCGATGTTCCTGCAAAAATGTTGAGTAGTTCATGCATTTCCAAAAATGTAGTGATATGCAATGACATGTTATGAGAACAATCTGAGCACACCGGTAAAGAGGAATGTAAATTAAGCTCATTATCTCTATTGACACCATGGAATGTAAAGAATGGAATTGTGAGCAAGAAAACAACATACAGATGATTTTCACTGTTTCATGGCCCAGATCCACAGAGCCACCATAAACTGTCAGTCTTGGGTAAAGTAATAACAGATCTTTTCAGTTTTATATTCAAAGCACAACATCTTCTCAAACAAGGCTACTGTTGGAAGTGCACAGATAGTATTTGTGACTTATGTATTGCAATAAGGTAATGTGGACAGTGCCGATGGGTTTCATGAAGAGTCATGTGTAgtatttatttctctttctctctgaattgcacacacaccacaggtCCTTCCTCTCACCTACCCACAGCCACAGAGGAAAACTACCTGCTGAAGAGTAAccatactatactgtatattacatgcATGCTATAGAGAGTCAACTcgcaacaaaataaataaataagtggaCATATAAACAAGCAGCATAAACAGTATTTATTTGGGCAGATtgagattattttattatttgtccaATTCATGTAATATGCTGGTTAATACactgaatttaaaaaaagactGTTGAGATTGCTTTTCTTAGAGACATTCCCTCTATTTACGTGCCTAAGGCTTGTTTAGCAATTAAATACAGTTTTGGTGTTTATGTGTAAAGAAAGTGGCCCGGAGCAGTGCTGGTCCACAAACAACTATAGGCCATTGTGTCCCATCTCAGTGAGTCATGCTTCAATCACCTCTTAAATCACAAATGTGCCATGAAAATATGCTTGGCCATTCTCAACAAATAAAGGCAGAATTGTGATGAGAATAGAGAATCCATTCTTGTACCAGTGCCTGCTTTAGACGACTCAAAATAACCACAACTGATGCCTTTTGTGCTCAATGTAATTCTGTCCGTTTTTTCTCCTCTtagttgttttcttttctcagtGCTCAAGTCTTGTGACTCTTCTAAAAAGATCTTCTAAGATATCAGGTTGAAAGCAGAAGGAATGAAGATATTTCGGTTTGGCCCACAGAGGGGCCTTCAGGGAGAAAGAGATAAACAGTGTGagcgagatagagagagagagagagagagagagagagttctgagTGAATTCTCTCACTGCTCGGAGGTGCCTTCAAACTTCACTTTCTTCCAGATTCTCTCAGATTTGTAGAGACCTGCCAAAGACCGCTTCCTTTCCACACACCTGAAATCAAGCATTCACATGTCTACACGCCTGTTTCCCATTGAGTCACTGTCTGAGATGTAGTTGCGGAAATACCCTCCTATCAGTCTATTCAAGAGCAGAATGTGAATGCATTTCTCAATATCACAACACAGCCCctagtaaaaaaacaattcatttaaaatgcatttatttcatactaagtatagtttaaatgtattaacatatttactgacatgaattactgatataaaattataattaaactttatttggagTACTATTTATATACAAAGCACATTCTTCATATTaagactaaataaaaatgtgttctaaTGTCATTTTGATAAggattttaagttattttttaataaaatgaatcttTCAATCCAAGATATTTAAAGTGTACCTGAAGCATACTTGCAATAGTTCCAATTTAGCACaatcaaatacacttaaatgtatctTTAGTTGGACTTCAGCACTATTTCTGCACaattaaagtatattaagtataaattagttgttccaattTAGCAGACTTTAAGTATACCAATTTAGGACCACAAATACAATCGCAGTGTATTTTCATTAAGAACATAAGATGTAAATGGATTTGGAATATActtagcatgaaataaatgtatttcaaatacattttagtatatttatttttcactagaGGCAGCAAATGAAATCTTCctagttttacttttaatttgtgCTCGATCCCAACATACAGTTCCGCCCAACTGATTAAACACTTGGCACAGTGTGCTCTGTAAAATTCCACCCTTTCCCATGCGCTGTGGCTTTAGACAGGAGGAACCTGAGGATTCAGAACCACAAGGCTAGATAGGAACGTTACAGTACCACCCTGTCTGCTGTTGCAGGGTGTTACCTCACTGTTTCCTGTTGGCAAGCTGTTTTGggctattgaaaaaaaaagacgAATCAAATATTAAATCTcaatatgtttgtttaatgttacatgtttatatcatgaatgttttgttttatatctcACAAACAATGAAACATTGGGAAGATCACCTTCAAGGTGTCAAAGCCTAGTTACACAGCCTGTGATCTGTGTGGAGGTGCTACaggaatgtgttttgtttacaaAGGCCCCTGACTTTGTTTGCTCTATATTGTGACATCAGGAAGTAGGTTATGCAGATAGacgaaaaagagaaagaaagctTAGCTTTTTCATACTTGCTtaattaaaaacacttaaaaaaaatgtaagtcaCAGATAAAGATTTTATGACagttgaatgaataaatgttaaaccATTTAACATACACAAAGACATGCTGTGTATTTGGCGGGTATGCTTAAATACACATAGGCTGATCTTCtaactctttgttttctgtaTCTTTGTGTCAACACGTTTGCATACTTTTCTACTCAGGTCACACCTTCTGACGTAAACCATTTTCTCTACTAAAATGACATCACCAATCAGACTCTGTGTTAATACATAGGCTATGCTATGCATGCATTTTGTGTAACTATAACATCGGGGCTgttcttttaaatgacatggTTTTCTACGAAAATGAGGGTAATATCTCACGGTGGACGCAGGTCGAACTGCAGCTGCTCACTCTCTCTCCGTCCCCCCTCTTCACTTTTGATCCCTGAGCTCAGAAATTCCGATCATTCCAGGCGCGCTCAGTTATTTATGAGCACAGCGCGCGCCTACCAGCTCACAACCCAGCCAGACCTAAACGCGCAAACATATAAACTATGAGATAAACCATACACGGACCATTTCAGTGCGATTACTGGGACTATTATAAATGCCATTAAGGGAATCGGTGTGGAATGAAAGTATTTGGTAAGTTGGTTTTCTATTTACTCAACATTATATGGATTGTTTGGGGAAATAGAAAATGCTTCCGCTAATGCTAGAACACATTCGGCCAGAAAACCTTTAAATGTAATTGGGGATCAATCCGAGTCAGTACAAGTAAAATACATTGTTGATTAACGATTTGTTGGCAAGTAAAATTGTTTTGGGGTAATGGCGTTCTTTAAAATAGCTGGGGAACTGCGCGAAACGTTTGGTTACGCGAATATCCCCGTTGCTTTTGTTAACGCTCTGCttgtgtttaaagggatagttcactcaaatgaaaattctgtcatcatttactcaccatcagattgttccaaacctctataaatttctttgttctgctaaacacaaaggcggctatttggaagaatgtccagtaaccaaacagatctcatcccccattgactcccgtagtatttattttctctactatggcagtaaatggggggggggggggtgagatctctttggttactgacattcttccaaatatcttcctttgtgttcagcagaacaaagaaaatgacagattttcatttttcactttAAGGGCTAGCGTGAACAATTTACATGcttgtattatttataataatgtaatattacatcatttttgtggatttttaaacaatttttgtATTactagttttgtatattattattgtttttgggGTTCGAGTACAGTCtgtttaattatattaatgAATTGAtcatttatatcatttaaacatattcaaaaaaatattatttattcattttacaaaGAACAGTTTGTTGTTAAATATTGCTGATCATAAAATAAAGACAGTTTGTTAAAACTCTCTTGCCCTGCAGGTCCAGTtcacaaacaaaatatttgtcttaatcaaataaaatgagaGGTGAAGACGCATCCGGCACTGTCCTGCACAGACTGATCCAAGAACAGCTTCGCTATGGAAACCCCACAGACGCGCACACACTCCTGGCCATCCAGCAGCAGGCCCTGCGACGGGGAGGAGGTGTTGAAGGTGGCAGCGTAGGAGCTTGTTCTCCCCAATCCTCATCCGAGAGCCTCAGTCAGGAGGAGCCCCAATCCCCTCAACTCTCTGCCCGTCAAGAGCCACAGGGTCAAGAGCACCAGGTTGACTTCCAGCACTCTGAGAACTACAAAACCTACCCGCACCATGCTGAGGAGCTGCCCACCTACGAACAAGCTAAAGCTCATTCCCAGTATTTGGCCTCACAGTGGTGCCAACCGCACAGGGTCTGCTCACTACAGGATGGTGTAAACAGCCAGAAACCTTTTGAGGAGGAAGGTACCTGGGATCCGAAACGAGGACACGCACGGTCACTCAGTGATCGACTTCTACAGCTTTCCATGGAGCGCAACGCTAGCAATTCAATTCCTGCAACTGCTTCTTCTGTTGGCTGCCCCTATAGTTTTCCACATGGATATCATTCAAACCAGCACTTAGCACATAGCCAGGGTTTGGATTACTATAAGCAGGGATCTCAAGTGCAGTCTCAAGGATTCATGCTTAGACAAGAGCTGGAGTATGAGCAGTACCACAAACCACCACCACCATTCCATTCTCACCACAACAGGTATGAGATACTAGAAGAATTGCTTACACGACACTTAACCACTCCACATACTTCACACACAGATACTTGAATGTAATTTGGTAATATTTAATCTTTTAACTCATTTTGGTGTGTACATTTCCCGCAGTTCTTACGTACTTTATAGTGTGTGTCATTATGACTAACAGTCTGTTGGCTGATACTATGCCTGAGTTTGCAATACGAGACATACCAATGTATTTTGTCACCAGATATGCTGTCACTGGCTGCCTCTAAGGTTTTTATCTAACAGGATGCTTTTTTACCTTGTGCCACTTTAGAAATATCCCACCTATGCAGTCACCAGACGCATGCCATGCATACTCCACGTCTCCCCCTGCGGGCAGGGAGGTGTCCGCTTGCAGCCGCGGTCAACTGGAAATGCTCATGCAGGAGAATAAGAGGCTGAGACAGGAGCTGGAGGGACACACTGAAAAGGCCCTTAAAATTCAGAAGGTAAAATTTGACTTTGAAATTGTTCAGCTAGATATAGTCAATTAGATATTTAGGTCAATAGGTTATTGCGGGCAGTGCTGCTTTTCTTTCAAACATTTCCATCACGGACTTTAGTTGTCCACAAAGGTAGAAGCAAAATATTTGGATGTCAGTATAAATGATAAACTATCAAATGACTCCTGCTGGTAAAAATATCTAGACAGAATAGGGTTATTCACAAGATTTTTAATTACCACTGGCTTGTGTCTAAGAGGCTGTAAAGTGTTTCCAGTAGATTACATCAGTGCGACTCAGCTCTTTCGCACTCTGATGGAATGATAATTATACAGGTTACCCATCAGGCTACTGCCTTGTGTAAACATACCTGAGGAGTCATGGTCTTTCCATATGGCCCCCTGAACAAAGTCTCTGTTCTCTGGTATGCTCAGACCCTTGCTGAAGGGTCTTGTAGCTTACGGTTGTTGAACACCTTAATATCAAATAAGTTTCTGAAAACGGTAGAGGGGAACAAAattgatattaaagggatagttcaaccaaaaatgaaaattcaagaTTTCTTGGgcgccattgactaccatagtggaaaaagaaattataattttttgttctgttgaacacaaaagaaaatattttgaagaatttaggaaaacaaacagttctgggccacttttgacaaccattttaatggtgCCCCacaaatctcagttgctaacatttttacaaatctttttctttgtgttcaacagaacaaagaaatgtatacagggttggaacaacttgagtcatttatgacagaattttcacttttgggtgaactgtccctttaaatgtgacGTCTCACAAGCAGAAGTGTTCAGATTATCTATTGTATAATTGTACTTATCTTATTTTTCTCACAGCTGGAACAAGAAATCCAGAGGATCTCAGAGGCCTATGACACATTGATGCAGGGCTGTGCTAAAAGAGAAACTCTGGAGCAAGCGTTACGGAACAAGCTCATGGGCGAAATCAAGAGACTGCAGCATTCAAACATTCAAGTGGCAAAAGAAGCCGAGGCTACAGACCACAACCAGCATGTTATCATCAAGCTCGTTTTGCAGAGTAAGTTCCCATAAGAAAgacaaatcacagatgagatctcaatTAATtttcctagacatcaatgagaataAATGGAGAACAAATGAACACTTTTGCTCTCTGGCATTCTCCATTTGAGTTTTAGATGCAAGTCTGCATTTAAAAGTCATTATAATTGTAGATTCCATGACCTCaagcatttctcatcaaatttacccaaatccagattatatTACCtccacaa
Encoded here:
- the amotl2b gene encoding angiomotin-like protein 2b, coding for MRGEDASGTVLHRLIQEQLRYGNPTDAHTLLAIQQQALRRGGGVEGGSVGACSPQSSSESLSQEEPQSPQLSARQEPQGQEHQVDFQHSENYKTYPHHAEELPTYEQAKAHSQYLASQWCQPHRVCSLQDGVNSQKPFEEEGTWDPKRGHARSLSDRLLQLSMERNASNSIPATASSVGCPYSFPHGYHSNQHLAHSQGLDYYKQGSQVQSQGFMLRQELEYEQYHKPPPPFHSHHNRNIPPMQSPDACHAYSTSPPAGREVSACSRGQLEMLMQENKRLRQELEGHTEKALKIQKLEQEIQRISEAYDTLMQGCAKRETLEQALRNKLMGEIKRLQHSNIQVAKEAEATDHNQHVIIKLVLQNEEQQLKCARLEQEVRHLRDEAEQHLRRSESLEATLRSTQTRSQQLWTELQRKNAYVEKVERLQGALAQLQATCEKREGLETRLRTRLEQELRSLRNQQRQPQQINGAHMSVSNLQEILLEKEERILSLEADKMRWEQKYLEEKTMREFAMDAAATAAAQRDTTIINHSPCHSSNSSFNEELPSSEHRNQEVENRIRALHALILEKDTVINTLKRRLEKESGCLRPASSEPSISTSHPTGQCKGKSHSDDQTSGTSHFSCSHVTTPGQSEPVKHATDQDHSIESNLKETRQRPSSVDLFKGLDDVEAEAVEIFI